A window of the Nitrospiria bacterium genome harbors these coding sequences:
- a CDS encoding type II toxin-antitoxin system HicB family antitoxin, whose translation MKYPVVIEKTKRNYSVYCPDLPGCVATGRTAAEALKRMKGAIALHLAGLREDRLPIPKPSTSVGYITIAA comes from the coding sequence ATGAAATATCCGGTCGTGATTGAGAAAACGAAAAGGAACTACTCCGTTTATTGCCCGGACCTTCCGGGCTGCGTGGCCACAGGCCGGACCGCGGCGGAAGCGTTGAAGCGAATGAAGGGCGCGATCGCACTGCATCTGGCCGGCCTCAGGGAGGATCGACTGCCTATTCCAAAACCCTCCACATCCGTCGGATACATCACGATCGCCGCTTGA
- a CDS encoding aldo/keto reductase produces MQKRKLGKSGLEVSALGLGCMGMSIAYGRPGDKQEMIALIRKAVERGVTFFDTAEIYGPYTNEELVGEALAPFRGKVVIATKFGVKMDSNGQQVQDSRPERIRQSLEGSLKRLKVDAIDLYYQHRVDTEVPIEDVAGTVKDLIREGKVRHFGLSEPGAKTIRRAHAVQPITAIQSEYSLWWRRPEEEVLPTLEELGIGLVPFSPLGKGFLTGKIDEKTTFDKSDFRNIVPRFTPEARKANQALVDLLRTIAERKKATPAQIALAWLLARKPWIVPIPGTKKPERLDENIGAVKVELTSGDLREIDSAASKITIQGARYPEALEKRTGL; encoded by the coding sequence ATGCAAAAGCGCAAATTGGGGAAAAGTGGCTTGGAAGTCTCGGCTCTCGGCCTCGGCTGCATGGGAATGAGCATTGCCTACGGTCGGCCCGGGGACAAGCAGGAGATGATCGCTCTTATACGGAAAGCCGTCGAACGCGGTGTGACATTCTTTGACACCGCCGAGATTTACGGCCCCTACACGAATGAAGAACTCGTAGGCGAAGCTTTGGCTCCATTCCGCGGGAAAGTGGTGATCGCGACCAAGTTCGGGGTCAAGATGGATTCCAACGGGCAGCAGGTCCAGGACAGTCGGCCCGAGCGCATCCGGCAGAGCCTCGAGGGCTCGCTCAAGCGGCTCAAGGTCGATGCCATCGACCTTTACTATCAACACCGCGTTGACACGGAGGTGCCGATCGAAGACGTGGCGGGAACGGTGAAGGACCTGATCCGGGAAGGCAAGGTCAGGCACTTCGGTCTTTCTGAACCAGGAGCGAAAACGATCCGTCGGGCCCATGCCGTCCAGCCTATCACGGCAATTCAGAGCGAATACTCGCTGTGGTGGAGACGACCTGAAGAGGAAGTGCTGCCGACGCTCGAGGAACTCGGGATCGGGCTCGTTCCCTTCAGTCCTCTTGGGAAAGGCTTTCTTACGGGAAAGATCGACGAGAAGACGACGTTTGATAAGTCCGACTTCCGCAACATTGTTCCTCGCTTTACCCCCGAGGCCCGGAAAGCCAATCAGGCCCTTGTCGATCTTCTGCGCACGATCGCAGAACGGAAGAAGGCGACACCCGCACAGATCGCGCTTGCCTGGCTCTTGGCCCGGAAGCCGTGGATCGTGCCGATCCCGGGCACAAAAAAGCCGGAGCGCCTGGACGAGAACATCGGAGCAGTTAAAGTCGAACTTACGTCCGGGGATTTGCGCGAGATCGATAGCGCCGCCTCAAAGATCACGATCCAAGGGGCGCGCTACCCCGAAGCCTTGGAGAAAAGAACCGGTCTTTAA
- a CDS encoding cupin domain-containing protein, whose translation MEIKRSGSQPSGKGPADRFTGTVRIDPLFQAHDPARAQGASVTFEPGARTAWHTHPLGQTLIVTAGCGRVQRWSGPIEEIRPGDVVWSPPGEKHWHGAAATTAMTHIGVQEQLDGNVVEWMEKVSDEQYRS comes from the coding sequence ATGGAGATAAAGCGAAGCGGCTCACAGCCTTCCGGCAAAGGACCGGCCGATAGGTTTACCGGCACGGTTCGGATTGATCCCTTATTCCAGGCCCACGATCCGGCACGCGCGCAAGGTGCGAGCGTCACGTTCGAGCCCGGCGCCCGCACCGCGTGGCACACCCACCCGCTGGGTCAAACCCTCATCGTGACGGCCGGTTGCGGGCGGGTGCAGCGCTGGAGCGGCCCGATCGAGGAAATTCGGCCGGGTGACGTGGTCTGGAGCCCGCCCGGTGAGAAGCATTGGCACGGCGCCGCGGCGACCACGGCCATGACCCATATCGGCGTTCAGGAGCAGCTCGACGGCAATGTCGTCGAGTGGATGGAGAAGGTCAGCGACGAACAATACCGGAGCTGA
- a CDS encoding Rrf2 family transcriptional regulator — protein sequence MLSNKAKYALKALLVLAEEYGRGPVLISDLAEREGLPKKFLELILLDLKKHGLLQSQKGRGGGYFLGKAPRSVTFGQVIRILDGPLAPVPCVSQTAYQRCRECRDEATCGVRIVMQQTRDAIAQVLDGVTLADGLKKVKGAAARARSRKARK from the coding sequence ATGCTGTCGAATAAAGCGAAATACGCCCTGAAGGCGCTGCTGGTGCTGGCGGAAGAGTACGGCCGCGGGCCGGTGCTCATTTCGGACCTGGCCGAACGGGAAGGCCTCCCCAAGAAATTCCTGGAGCTGATCCTGCTGGATTTGAAGAAACACGGCCTGCTCCAGAGTCAAAAGGGCAGGGGGGGCGGGTATTTCCTGGGCAAAGCTCCCCGATCGGTGACGTTCGGGCAGGTGATCCGGATTCTGGACGGTCCGCTGGCGCCGGTTCCCTGCGTCAGCCAGACGGCCTACCAGCGGTGCCGGGAGTGCCGGGACGAGGCGACCTGCGGGGTCCGGATCGTGATGCAACAAACCCGCGACGCGATCGCCCAGGTCCTGGACGGGGTGACCCTGGCGGACGGTCTCAAGAAGGTCAAGGGCGCCGCGGCGCGGGCCCGGAGCCGGAAGGCCCGGAAATAA